One Tunturibacter gelidoferens genomic region harbors:
- a CDS encoding cysteine hydrolase family protein — MADTFTIDPARTAVLSMDCQAGIVSIYTREGKDTFLVRVASVLNHARAAGMTVIHIQVGFRPGHPEICSRNALFGAIKSSEQHQRLFREPLGAIPDTIAPQDDEIVITKHRVSAFAGTDLAMILRANEIDTLVLYGIATSGVVLSTLVEASDADYRVAVIGDCCADLDSALHDCLIQRFFPTRGAVFSSESFIAASSRTDKQS, encoded by the coding sequence ATGGCTGACACATTCACGATTGATCCGGCCCGCACGGCCGTCCTGAGCATGGATTGTCAGGCCGGCATCGTTTCCATCTATACCCGAGAGGGCAAAGACACCTTTCTGGTTCGAGTCGCGAGTGTTCTCAATCATGCACGTGCTGCCGGCATGACCGTAATCCACATCCAGGTGGGTTTTCGACCGGGACACCCCGAGATCTGTTCGCGGAATGCACTCTTCGGCGCCATTAAATCCTCGGAGCAACATCAGCGGCTATTCCGGGAACCGCTTGGAGCGATCCCGGATACGATCGCGCCGCAAGACGATGAGATTGTTATCACCAAGCACCGAGTCAGCGCCTTTGCCGGCACTGATCTCGCTATGATTCTTCGCGCCAACGAGATCGATACGTTGGTTCTTTACGGCATTGCGACCAGTGGCGTCGTCCTTTCCACTCTTGTCGAGGCTTCCGACGCCGATTACCGTGTTGCGGTTATCGGCGACTGTTGCGCCGACCTGGACTCAGCGCTGCACGATTGCCTCATTCAGCGATTCTTCCCTACACGCGGGGCGGTCTTCTCGTCTGAGAGTTTTATCGCCGCCTCATCGAGGACGGATAAACAATCGTGA
- the hscB gene encoding Fe-S protein assembly co-chaperone HscB has translation MDYFSFFDLPRKLALDVVALEKRFYVLSRKLHPDRFASKPVAEQEAALAQSSLLNDAYRTLKDPISRTQYLLTLEGVELEEQSKAATDAARASGEQKKQIVPPELLEEVFELNMQLQEMRAANQMGEDEPELRRDLMTAKDTFDAKMVETQAELEELWSVWDFGVDAGDEVAKTRAKDAMVVLLNKRSYLRNLVRDVNEALGL, from the coding sequence ATGGATTATTTTTCCTTCTTCGACCTTCCGCGGAAGCTGGCGCTGGATGTTGTGGCGTTGGAGAAGCGGTTTTATGTGCTGAGCCGCAAGCTGCACCCGGATCGGTTTGCTTCGAAGCCGGTGGCGGAGCAGGAGGCGGCGCTGGCGCAGAGTTCGCTGCTGAACGATGCTTACCGGACTCTGAAAGACCCGATCTCGCGGACGCAGTATCTGCTGACGCTTGAGGGTGTGGAGTTGGAGGAGCAGTCGAAGGCGGCGACTGATGCGGCGCGGGCATCGGGCGAGCAGAAGAAGCAGATTGTTCCTCCTGAGTTGCTGGAAGAAGTCTTCGAGCTGAACATGCAGTTGCAGGAGATGCGGGCGGCCAACCAGATGGGCGAGGATGAGCCGGAGTTGCGGCGCGATCTGATGACAGCGAAGGACACCTTCGACGCGAAGATGGTGGAGACGCAGGCGGAGTTGGAGGAGCTGTGGTCGGTTTGGGACTTCGGGGTGGACGCCGGGGATGAGGTGGCGAAGACTCGGGCCAAGGATGCGATGGTGGTACTGCTGAACAAGCGGAGCTACTTGCGGAACCTGGTGCGGGATGTCAATGAGGCCCTCGGCCTGTAG